In Lasioglossum baleicum unplaced genomic scaffold, iyLasBale1 scaffold0087, whole genome shotgun sequence, a genomic segment contains:
- the LOC143219879 gene encoding uncharacterized protein LOC143219879: MGGIQMVRRSRGGVLIIELEKNTNSLDMEQTVRATLGKEFKVRKLAPKVALEIKELDPTMEKEEIRRAIAKSIDIGEMAESEIEVRALRIGYGGTKSAIIAVPVETAKKLNEEGKIKIGFTNCRITKALNIIRCYRCHALGHMSYGCKAELNGNELCRGCGIEGHQINGCNATRCCILCVRENIPAANAVHVAGAINCPQYKKYIAEMNAQNLLAQTAVELEIDVVIISDPLFNPGSWIFGKGNTTAIWVTGVNGLARFEDGDKREDDFTAVQLGDYVIVSIYLSPSLSSNEYSNRLEKIMDFVKERKAEGKKIILGGDLNAHATPWGSEKTNTRGREVLEELWKVGVHPLKPKGGPTFLHGSRKSNIDFLALSNFNKTKANSQVLDIETDSDHRYVLTTIETETNIPRKEVFRPKWKVTGESMEKLKIEFAREIDDKNLSNKQYFDENLTRTNTKDKKDHKINVWWNQELGTMRELRRKISKAKSEKWKEFCEEINKDVWGKPYKTVMNKVKMATPPATLSGDFMKEVLMGLFPRNPTTMEGNTINQQENTEENEEMQELQFPKIEEEEIRTAALKIAPKKAAGLDGVSPEIIRELALCRPDPFAALFTGILRRSEIPEDWKIARTVLLRKPGKDPTLVSAFRPICIINAIAKLFEYVLKGRFTRHLGVNPFDDKQFGFTKGKSTVHAMSDVRKIVRSGINRQRYSVMVALDIKNAFNTLRWNQILEELEKRKVPNYLFKIIENYFRNRKIQCSTVGLDKILMTFNEVEIRPAPIQRYLGVIFDYRGEFRDHIQKTTDKGIRTMAALSRLMSNQGGLRHSARRLYYMILEAIVLYGAPIWAEAAQIGTNWRILRNTQRLGLARVASAYKTVPMETLAVLTGTVPWNIKIKERKNLYDWENMVLDHQNSNSRPRRNAARVIPEGAYREESVEEMEFRDRYDLPEDTVRPPNIEAFLSTRDEGETEESRKRATERWLRKEATERSRETWQEEWRKAKVGRWTHSLIPEIEPWVNRKHGSLNFYLTQALTGHGVFNSFRHRIGKAVNDRCWYHPETEDSPEHTLFHCEEWEEERAMLRKEIQIAEDNLQPNELMRKILEKVI, from the exons ATGGAACAGACGGTCAGAGCTACCCTGGGAAAAGAGTTCAAGGTCAGGAAACTAGCGCCGAAGGTAGCTCTCGAAATAAAAGAGCTAGATCCGACCATGGAAAAAGAAGAGATCAGACGAGCGATTGCCAAGAGCATAGATATAGGAGAAATGGCTGAGTCAGAAATCGAGGTCAGGGCGTTAAGAATAGGCTATGGCGGAACAAAGTCGGCTATAATCGCAGTACCTGTGGAAACGGCTAAGAAACTGAACGAGGAAGGTAAAATTAAAATCGGTTTTACTAATTGCAGAATCACCAAAGCATTGAACATCATCAGATGCTACCGATGTCATGCTCTGGGACACATGTCCTACGGGTGCAAAGCAGAATTAAACGGAAATGAACTATGCAGAGGCTGTGGAATAGAGGGACATCAGATAAACGGATGTAACGCGACACGATGCTGCATTCTATGTGTCAGAGAAAACATCCCAGCGGCAAATGCTGTACACGTAGCGGGCGCAATCAATTGCCCACAATATAAGAAATACATCGCAGAGAT GAACGCGCAGAACCTCCTAGCGCAAACGGCGGTGGAGCTCGAAATTGACGTGGTCATAATCTCAGACCCACTATTCAACCCCGGCTCATGGATCTTCGGCAAAGGTAACACGACAGCCATTTGGGTCACAGGTGTAAATGGACTTGCTAGATTCGAAGACGGAGACAAACGAGAAGACGACTTCACCGCCGTCCAGCTAGGAGACTATGTGATTGTGAGTATATATCTGTCGCCCAGTTTGTCAAGCAATGAATATTCCAACAGGCTAGAGAAAATCATGGATTttgtaaaagaaagaaaagctGAAGGGAAAAAGATTATACTAGGAGGTGACCTGAATGCACATGCTACACCCTGGGGATCGGAGAAAACGAATACAAGAGGAAGGGAAGTGCTAGAAGAATTGTGGAAAGTCGGAGTCCATCCTTTAAAGCCCAAAGGGGGTCCCACATTCCTGCATGGGTCTAGAAAATCTAATATAGACTTCCTAGCTCTTTCCAATTTCAATAAGACTAAAGCAAACTCACAGGTACTGGATATAGAGACAGATTCCGATCACAGGTACGTCCTGACCACTATTGAAACGGAGACAAACATTCCGAGGAAGGAGGTATTCAGGCCAAAATGGAAAGTCACAGGAGAGTCAATGGAAAAGCTGAAGATAGAGTTTGCCAGAGAAATAGATGATAAGAACCTTAGCAATAAACAATACTTTG ACGAGAACCTGACTAGAACAAATACGAAGGACAAAAAAGACCATAAAATCAACGTATGGTGGAATCAAGAACTAG GTACAATGAGAGAGCTGAGAAGGAAAATATCGAAAGCTAAGAGTGAGAAATGGAaagaattctgtgaagaaataaataaagatgtATGGGGTAAGCCTTACAAGACCGTAATGAACAAGGTGAAAATGGCCACCCCGCCTGCAACCCTGTCTGGTGACTTTATGAAAGAGGTTCTGATGGGCCTTTTCCCGAGAAACCCTACGACAATGGAAGGAAACACAATTAATCAGCAGGAGAACAcagaagaaaacgaagaaatGCAGGAGCTGCAATTTCCAAAAATCGAAGAAGAAGAGATTAGAACAGCAGCTCTAAAAATAGCACCGAAGAAAGCGGCGGGCCTGGATGGGGTATCGCCCGAAATTATAAGAGAGTTAGCTCTCTGTCGACCAGATCCCTTCGCGGCTTTGTTCACGGGGATACTGCGTAGAAGCGAGATACCAGAAGACTGGAAAATAGCAAGAACGGTCTTATTAAGAAAACCAGGGAAGGACCCGACCCTCGTCTCTGCCTTCAGGCCTATTTGCATAATCAATGCAATAGCAAAGTTGTTCGAGTACGTACTTAAGGGTAGATTTACAAGACACCTCGGAGTAAACCCTTTCGACGACAAACAATTTGGATTTACAAAAGGGAAATCCACAGTCCACGCGATGAGCGACGTAAGAAAAATTGTTAGAAGTGGTATAAATAGACAGAGGTACTCAGTCATGGTAGCTCTAGATATTAAAAATGCATTTAACACCCTCAGGTGGAATCAAATATTAGAAGAACTTGAGAAGAGGAAAGTCCCTAATTATCTGTTTAAAATTATAGAGAATTATTTCAGGAAcagaaaaatacaatgcagtacaGTTGGTCTTGACAAGATACTGATGAC TTTCAACGAAGTGGAGATACGGCCTGCCCCGATCCAAAGGTATTTAGGAGTTATCTTCGACTATAGAGGCGAATTCAGAGACCATATCCAAAAAACAACGGATAAGGGTATCAGGACAATGGCTGCGTTGTCCAGGCTTATGTCAAATCAGGGTGGTTTGAGACACAGCGCGAGACGGCTGTATTACATGATCCTGGAGGCAATAGTGTTGTATGGGGCACCGATCTGGGCGGAGGCGGCACAAATCGGTACCAACTGGAGGATCTTGAGAAATACTCAAAGATTGGGTCTGGCGAGAGTCGCCTCTGCCTACAAGACGGTCCCGATGGAAACACTGGCTGTTCTTACGGGGACAGTACCGTGGAACATAAAGATAAAGGAGAGGAAGAACCTGTATGACTGGGAAAATATGGTTTTAGATCACCAGAACAGCAACTCAAGGCCAAGAAGGAACGCCGCGAGAGTGATACCGGAGGGGGCATATAGGGAGGAATCGGTGGAAGAAATGGAGTTTCGAGATCGGTACGACCTTCCGGAGGATACAGTAAGGCCACCAAATATAGAAGCATTCCTAAGCACAAGAGACGAAGGAGAAACAGAGGAGAGTAGGAAAAGAGCAACGGAACGATGGCTTAGAAAGGAGGCGACGGAAAGATCAAGGGAAACGTGGCAAGAAGAGTGGAGGAAAGCTAAAGTTGGACGATGGACACATAGTCTAATCCCAGAGATCGAACCATGGGTAAACAGAAAGCATGGGAGTCTTAACTTCTATTTAACACAAGCGCTCACGGGACACGGAGTATTCAACAGCTTTAGGCATAGAATTGGTAAGGCAGTAAACGACAGATGCTGGTATCACCCAGAGACAGAGGACTCTCCCGAGCATACGTTGTTCCACTGCGAAGAATGGGAGGAGGAGAGGGCGATGCTGAGGAAGGAAATTCAAATAGCAGAAGACAACTTACAACCGAACGAGCTGATGAGAAAGATCTTAGAGAAA GTAATTTAG